The following nucleotide sequence is from Neokomagataea tanensis.
TACGGTGCCAGCACCAATAATACCAATTTTGCTCGGGGTGGCGGCCAAGGCCCGGGTCGTTACCGAGCTGATTAGAGCGAGCGCGGTAATTTTTTGCAAAACTGCACGACGGTTCATCATCATTAATCACCCATAATGCCAGTCATGAGGAACAGGGCCATTGGCACCGCAAACGGGGTCGGTGCCGGGAAAGGGCAAAGCAGCCAAGCGTTGGAGCTGCGTGGTGCTGGGAGCTTGCCGGACAATGTCAAAACTTTGGTTGGGAGGGTAGGCCCCGACAACGCCGAATTGGTCGTTTGCACTGATTTTCATATGGCCAGTCCCGGCGGGTAAAAGCACGATGTCTCCGGCGTGAACCGACACTTTTCGCGCTCCGGGGCCGCCTAGCATGAGTTCGGCCGAGCCGCCGTAAATACCTAAAACCTCGTGACCTTCTGTATGGTAATGATGGAAAGGATAGACCCCATTCCGCCATTGCGGGGGCCACCCGTTGGTCTGAAACAGTTCTTCGAAAGAGCTGGCAGGGTCTGCTTCACTGATGCCGAGTGCATTGCGGTAGAGAATGACCGGGAGCTTCTGGTTATTGGGAACCCAGCCATTCGTGGTGAGCAGAAATGTTTCCGTATCAACGGGCGTGCCTTGAGCAATTGCACGCGCGACGTGTCCGCCAAGAGATAGGCCGAGGCCAGCGAGAACGGCGTTGAAAAAACGACGGTGCATGCCATTCTCCTATTCTTCTGGCGCACGAAAGTGATGCTGCACCCTGTCACGGGTGAAATGTGCGCTCTATTAAAAAAAATGGTAAGAATTCCTCACGAAATCGTGTTTGGCTTGCTGAAAAAGAGCCAACCGATATACACACGCGCATGTCTGATAACGTCACAGTGCACTCGGCCTCAGATGGAGGCTTTTGGTCGGAATTTTTGCGTGGGGTGCGTACCTCACTGCCGGTTATTATTGGCTTTATACCGTTCGGTTTGTTGCTTGGTCGGCAGGCTGTGCAGCATGGTATGACTATGCTGAGTGTTCCGCTTATGACGGGCCTTAATTATGGTGGCGGGTCGGAGTTTGCCGCGGTCAACCTTTGGACAAGCCCATTACCGGTTGCGCTGATTATTTCTGTAACGCTGCTTATAAATTGCCGTCACATTTTGATGGGGGCTGCACTCGCGCCGTGGCTCAAAGACGTGCCACGTAAGCGCGCAGTTTTGTGGCTTTTCCTCATGTGTGATGAGACATGGGCAATCTCTCTTTCAGACACACAAAAAAGGCAGAGATTTAGCTCAGGTTACTATTTTGGCGTCGGGTGGAGCCTGTATGTGACGTGGATCGTCAGTACGTTTTTAGGGGCGTATTTAGGCGGCAGAATTGGTGACCTAACCCAGTACGGCTTTGATATGGCATTTCCGGCCGTATTCTTGGTCATTTTGCGCGGCATGTGGAAAGATCACCGCATGTCCCTGCCATGGGTTGTAAGTTTATTGGCTGGTGTTTTGGTCTATCGTTGGTGTCCCGGTGCTTGGTGCGTGCCCGCTGGCACAGTGGCCGGCGCTGTGACGGCAGCGTGCGTTGTGAGGGGAGTAGAATAATGGACCGTGACACTCTCCTGACTATCCTTGGTATGGGCCTGACCACATATTTGACGCGCATTGGTGGTTACGTTCTGCTGGGTGGGAAAACGCTCTCTCCCCGTGCAACGGCCATGATGGATATTATTCCCGGCTGCGTGCTGATTTCCGTTCTGGCACCGAGTTTTGCAACCGGCAGATGGTTTGACCTGGCCGGACTGGGTATAACGGTATTGGCTGCAATGAAATTACCTTTGCTGCCGACTATGGCAATAGGTGTGATTAGCACGGGCTTTCTGCGCGCCGTTTTTGCGCCGTAAGCACGACTAGGCGGTTCGGCCTTATTTGCCGCTATGCAATACCCTCTATAGTCTGCGCGGTGAGTACAGGAGGTAATATGCTTCAGGAAGCACCGTTCCGGACGGCCCTTATAGGCTATGGGTATGCTGGGCAGACGTTCCACGCCCCGTTGATTACGGCAGAACCAAACCTAAAACTTGTCTGTATCGCTTCGCGCCAGAAAGAGAAGGTCCAGTCAGACTATCCGGGCGTTACGGTCGTGTCCGACCCGCTTGCGGCGGTGACGTCGGAGCATGTTGATTTGGTGGTTATTGCATCACCGAACGATACACATGCAGCTTTGGCAAAGGCGGCGTTGCAGGCTGGTAAGCATGTTGTCGTTGATAAGCCTTTTGCGTTGGACGTGGCCGAAGCGCGTGACGTTGTAAAGGCTGCGGCAAGCAATGGCCGTTCGCTC
It contains:
- a CDS encoding cupin codes for the protein MHRRFFNAVLAGLGLSLGGHVARAIAQGTPVDTETFLLTTNGWVPNNQKLPVILYRNALGISEADPASSFEELFQTNGWPPQWRNGVYPFHHYHTEGHEVLGIYGGSAELMLGGPGARKVSVHAGDIVLLPAGTGHMKISANDQFGVVGAYPPNQSFDIVRQAPSTTQLQRLAALPFPGTDPVCGANGPVPHDWHYG
- a CDS encoding AzlC family ABC transporter permease, which encodes MSDNVTVHSASDGGFWSEFLRGVRTSLPVIIGFIPFGLLLGRQAVQHGMTMLSVPLMTGLNYGGGSEFAAVNLWTSPLPVALIISVTLLINCRHILMGAALAPWLKDVPRKRAVLWLFLMCDETWAISLSDTQKRQRFSSGYYFGVGWSLYVTWIVSTFLGAYLGGRIGDLTQYGFDMAFPAVFLVILRGMWKDHRMSLPWVVSLLAGVLVYRWCPGAWCVPAGTVAGAVTAACVVRGVE
- a CDS encoding AzlD family protein, producing MDRDTLLTILGMGLTTYLTRIGGYVLLGGKTLSPRATAMMDIIPGCVLISVLAPSFATGRWFDLAGLGITVLAAMKLPLLPTMAIGVISTGFLRAVFAP